In Zunongwangia profunda SM-A87, the following proteins share a genomic window:
- a CDS encoding PH domain-containing protein, with translation MSLFSSLLGNAGAISKEQLQEKYHKLLIPSENIEAGFQLIRDTFIFTNKRLILVDIQGLTGRKIEYFSATYKSISRFSVETAGSFDLDAELKIWISGEQQPSISKRFNKSVDIYEVQKILASFVL, from the coding sequence ATGAGTCTATTTTCATCATTATTAGGAAATGCAGGAGCAATAAGTAAAGAACAATTACAGGAGAAATATCATAAATTATTAATTCCATCTGAAAATATTGAAGCAGGTTTTCAGCTAATTCGAGATACTTTTATTTTCACCAATAAACGATTAATTCTTGTAGATATACAGGGATTAACCGGCAGAAAAATAGAATACTTTTCTGCTACTTACAAGAGTATTTCTAGATTTAGTGTGGAAACCGCGGGTAGTTTTGATCTTGATGCCGAGCTTAAGATCTGGATTTCAGGAGAGCAGCAACCATCGATAAGCAAACGTTTTAATAAAAGCGTCGATATTTATGAAGTTCAGAAGATATTAGCCTCTTTCGTACTATAA